From Nonlabens sp. Ci31, the proteins below share one genomic window:
- a CDS encoding efflux RND transporter periplasmic adaptor subunit has translation MKQVILLIVACVLLSSCNEHKENHHKEVKHLVTSPIQLDTTITKDYVSQIHSIRHIELRALERGYLQHIAVGEGQLVRKGQLMFQVMPNVYKAELSKAEAEAEAVGIEYNNTKLLVENKIVSPNELALAKAKKDKAQAEVLMAQTHLGFTTIKAPFEGIIDHFLVREGSLLDEGELLTTLSDNSQMWVYFNLPESEYLDYMMNGHRDDKTQVGLLLANNREFNHKGIVETIEGEFNNETGNIAFRATFPNPDRILRHGETGSILMTLPLKNAIIIPQKATFEVLDKKFVFVIDKDNIIRQREIKVGAELPHLFVVEKGLTVKDKVLLEGLRLVKVGEKISYDFVPPAEAISNLGLYAE, from the coding sequence ATGAAGCAAGTTATTTTGCTAATCGTTGCATGCGTCTTATTATCAAGCTGTAACGAGCATAAAGAAAACCATCACAAAGAAGTAAAACATTTAGTAACGAGTCCCATACAACTAGATACCACTATTACTAAGGATTACGTAAGTCAGATTCATTCTATTAGACATATTGAATTAAGAGCTCTAGAAAGAGGCTACTTACAGCATATAGCCGTAGGTGAAGGACAATTAGTTAGAAAAGGGCAGTTAATGTTTCAAGTAATGCCTAATGTTTACAAGGCAGAGCTCTCAAAAGCAGAGGCCGAAGCAGAGGCGGTTGGTATTGAGTATAACAACACTAAACTTCTAGTTGAAAATAAAATCGTTTCCCCTAACGAGTTAGCTCTGGCAAAAGCAAAGAAAGACAAAGCACAAGCGGAAGTCTTAATGGCTCAAACTCATTTGGGTTTTACAACAATTAAAGCTCCTTTTGAAGGTATTATTGATCATTTTTTAGTGCGAGAAGGAAGTTTGCTAGATGAAGGCGAGTTGCTTACTACATTATCTGATAACAGTCAGATGTGGGTTTATTTTAATCTTCCAGAATCTGAGTATTTAGATTACATGATGAATGGTCATAGGGATGATAAAACCCAAGTAGGTTTATTGCTGGCTAACAATCGTGAATTTAATCACAAAGGAATAGTAGAAACTATAGAAGGAGAATTTAATAACGAAACAGGAAACATAGCTTTTAGAGCTACTTTTCCTAATCCAGATAGAATTTTACGTCATGGTGAGACGGGTAGTATTTTAATGACCCTGCCGCTCAAAAATGCTATTATTATTCCGCAAAAAGCAACCTTTGAAGTTCTAGATAAGAAATTTGTTTTTGTGATTGATAAGGATAATATCATACGTCAGAGAGAAATTAAAGTAGGAGCAGAGTTGCCACATCTTTTTGTTGTTGAAAAAGGTCTTACGGTAAAAGACAAGGTGTTGCTTGAGGGGTTGAGATTAGTGAAAGTAGGAGAGAAGATTTCTTACGATTTTGTGCCTCCTGCAGAAGCCATTTCCAACTTAGGACTCTACGCAGAGTAA